One stretch of Thermanaerosceptrum fracticalcis DNA includes these proteins:
- a CDS encoding MaoC family dehydratase produces the protein MYKQRTFSELKIGMKESMTKKITKELIGKFAEITDDYNPVHVDEEYAKDTMFGKNIAHGMLSAGLISAVLGTKLPGPGNLYMSQELKFRAPVFIDDVITAWAEIIELNEEKHRVKLATWCENQDGKIVIEGTGMVYFDK, from the coding sequence ATTGGGATGAAGGAAAGCATGACAAAAAAAATCACCAAAGAATTAATTGGAAAATTTGCGGAAATTACGGACGATTATAATCCCGTCCATGTTGACGAGGAATACGCTAAGGATACCATGTTTGGCAAAAATATCGCCCACGGTATGCTTAGCGCCGGGTTAATTTCCGCTGTTTTAGGAACCAAACTGCCTGGACCCGGTAATCTGTATATGTCCCAGGAATTAAAATTTAGAGCTCCTGTTTTTATCGATGATGTTATTACAGCCTGGGCAGAAATCATAGAACTTAATGAAGAAAAGCACCGGGTGAAGTTAGCCACCTGGTGTGAAAACCAGGACGGGAAAATTGTCATAGAAGGAACGGGTATGGTTTATTTTGATAAGTAA